Proteins from a single region of Gambusia affinis linkage group LG12, SWU_Gaff_1.0, whole genome shotgun sequence:
- the LOC122841563 gene encoding dynein, cytoplasmic 1, intermediate chain 2a-like isoform X7 — protein MSDKSELKAELERKKQRIAQIREEKKRKEEEKKKKDGESKRGAEGGPAGAEDSDLERKRREAEALLQSVGITPDVPHVPAPMSPSNKSVGSDAGSQDSGDGNAGPRRGMVRLGMSKLIQVDFVPKEMVAYSKETQTPTEALAHTGQKADEEEDEEISAPPLTEDTQDEKNELSEQQEEDSPKELTEEEKLQVLHSDEFLSFFERGSRIVERALAEQVDVCFDYSGRDLEDKEGDLQAGAKLVQNRQFADERWTKNRVVTCLDWSPQYPELLVASYNNNEDAPHEPDGVALVWNMKYKKATPEYIFHCQSEVMSAGFAKFHPNLVVGGTYSGQIVLWDNRSNKRTPVQRTPLSASAHTHPVYCVNVVGTQNAHNLISISTDGKMCSWSLDMLSQPQDSLELVFKQSKAVAVTSMAFPLGDVNNFVVGSEDGSVYTACRHGSKAGITEVFEGHHGPVTGLSCHSAAGPVDFSHLFISSSFDWTVKLWSTKSTRPLYSFEDSSDYVYDSMWSPAHPALFACVDLSGRLDLWNLNNDTEVPTASVCVEGSSALNRVRWSHSGKEIATGDSDGQVQVYDVGEQICVPKADEWTRFVRTLAEINENRDEAEELANA, from the exons ATGTCTGACAAGAGCGAGCTGAAGGCTGAGCTGGAGAGGAAGAAGCAACGGATCGCCCAGATCCGCgaggaaaagaagaggaaagaagaggagaaaaaaaagaaggat GGAGAATCCAAACGTGGTGCGGAGGGAGGACCGGCTGGCGCCGAAGACTCAGAtttggagaggaagaggagagaagcCGAGGCTCTTCTCCAGAGCGTTGGCATCACCCCCGACGTCCCGCACG TCCCCGCCCCCATGTCTCCCTCCAACAAATCAGTGGGCAGCGATGCTGGAAGCCAAGATTCCGGGGATGGAAACGCAGGACCAAG ACGTGGAATGGTAAGACTTGGGATGTCCAAACTCATCCAGGTGGATTTTGTCCCGAAGGAAATGGTGGCCTATTCCAAGGAGACGCAGACACCCACAGAGGCGTTGGCTCACACAGGTCAGAAAGCAG ATGAAGAAGAGGACGAGGAGATAAGTGCTCCCCCGCTGACAGAGGACACCCAGGATGAGAAAAATGAGCTGAGCGAACAGCAGGAGGAAG ACTCTCCCAAGGAGCTGACAGAGGAAGAGAAGCTGCAGGTCCTTCATTCTGACGAGTTCTTGTCGTTTTTCGAGCGCGGCAGCAGAATCGTGGAGCGAGCTCTGGCCGAGCAGGTGGACGTCTGCTTCGACTACAGCGGGAGGGATCTGGAGGATAAAGAAGG CGACTTGCAGGCAGGAGCGAAACTGGTTCAGAACAGACAGTTTGCAGATGAGCGCTGGACCAAGAACCGAGTGGTGACCTGCCTCGACTGGTCTCCTCAG TACCCAGAGTTGCTGGTTGCCTCGTATAACAACAACGAGGACGCTCCACATGAGCCGGATGGCGTGGCTCTGGTCTGGAACATGAAGTACAAGAAAGCCACGCCTGAGTACATCTTCCACTGCCAG TCTGAGGTGATGTCGGCTGGCTTCGCAAAGTTTCACCCTAACCTGGTGGTGGGCGGGACTTATTCCGGACAGATAGTCCTGTGGGACAACAGGAGCAACAAACGCACGCCTGTTCAAAGAACTCCCCTGTCCGCGTCGGCGCACACG CACCCGGTCTACTGCGTGAACGTCGTCGGGACCCAGAACGCTCACAACCTGATCAGCATTTCCACTGATGGCAAGATGTGCTCCTGGAGTCTGGACATGCTCTCCCAGCCGCAG GACAGCCTGGAGCTGGTGTTCAAACAGAGCAAGGCGGTGGCCGTGACATCCATGGCGTTTCCTCTGGGGGATGTAAATAACTTTGTGGTGGGCAGCGAGGATGGCTCGGTCTACACCGCCTGTCGTCACGGCAG TAAGGCGGGCATTACAGAGGTGTTTGAAGGCCACCATGGTCCTGTGACTGGACTGAGCTGCCACAGTGCTGCAGGACCTGTCGATTTCTCTCAcctcttcatctcctcctcctttgACTGGACCGTCAAACTGTGGAGCACGAAG AGCACCCGTCCTTTGTACTCATTCGAGGACAGCTCCGACTATGTCTATGACTCGATGTGGTCTCCTGCGCATCCCGCTCTGTTTGCCTGTGTGGACCTGTCCGGACGGCTGGATCTGTGGAACCTCAACAACGACACCGAA gttCCAactgcgagtgtgtgtgtggaaggaTCTTCAGCTCTGAACCGTGTGAGATGGTCTCACTCTGGAAAGGAGATCGCCACCGGAGACTCAGACGGACAGGTGCAGGTGTACGACGTAGGGGAG CAAATCTGCGTTCCCAAAGCCGACGAGTGGACGCGTTTCGTCAGGACTCTGGCTGAGATCAATGAAAACAGAGACGAAGCTGAGGAACTGGCTAACGCCTGA
- the LOC122841563 gene encoding dynein, cytoplasmic 1, intermediate chain 2a-like isoform X4: MSDKSELKAELERKKQRIAQIREEKKRKEEEKKKKDGESKRGAEGGPAGAEDSDLERKRREAEALLQSVGITPDVPHVPAPMSPSNKSVGSDAGSQDSGDGNAGPRTLHWDPDPSTLQLHSDSELMGRGMVRLGMSKLIQVDFVPKEMVAYSKETQTPTEALAHTDEEEDEEISAPPLTEDTQDEKNELSEQQEEDSPKELTEEEKLQVLHSDEFLSFFERGSRIVERALAEQVDVCFDYSGRDLEDKEGDLQAGAKLVQNRQFADERWTKNRVVTCLDWSPQYPELLVASYNNNEDAPHEPDGVALVWNMKYKKATPEYIFHCQSEVMSAGFAKFHPNLVVGGTYSGQIVLWDNRSNKRTPVQRTPLSASAHTHPVYCVNVVGTQNAHNLISISTDGKMCSWSLDMLSQPQDSLELVFKQSKAVAVTSMAFPLGDVNNFVVGSEDGSVYTACRHGSKAGITEVFEGHHGPVTGLSCHSAAGPVDFSHLFISSSFDWTVKLWSTKSTRPLYSFEDSSDYVYDSMWSPAHPALFACVDLSGRLDLWNLNNDTEVPTASVCVEGSSALNRVRWSHSGKEIATGDSDGQVQVYDVGEQICVPKADEWTRFVRTLAEINENRDEAEELANA, translated from the exons ATGTCTGACAAGAGCGAGCTGAAGGCTGAGCTGGAGAGGAAGAAGCAACGGATCGCCCAGATCCGCgaggaaaagaagaggaaagaagaggagaaaaaaaagaaggat GGAGAATCCAAACGTGGTGCGGAGGGAGGACCGGCTGGCGCCGAAGACTCAGAtttggagaggaagaggagagaagcCGAGGCTCTTCTCCAGAGCGTTGGCATCACCCCCGACGTCCCGCACG TCCCCGCCCCCATGTCTCCCTCCAACAAATCAGTGGGCAGCGATGCTGGAAGCCAAGATTCCGGGGATGGAAACGCAGGACCAAG GACTTtgcattgggatcctgaccccTCCACTCTGCAACTCCACTCCGACTCTGAGCTGATGGG ACGTGGAATGGTAAGACTTGGGATGTCCAAACTCATCCAGGTGGATTTTGTCCCGAAGGAAATGGTGGCCTATTCCAAGGAGACGCAGACACCCACAGAGGCGTTGGCTCACACAG ATGAAGAAGAGGACGAGGAGATAAGTGCTCCCCCGCTGACAGAGGACACCCAGGATGAGAAAAATGAGCTGAGCGAACAGCAGGAGGAAG ACTCTCCCAAGGAGCTGACAGAGGAAGAGAAGCTGCAGGTCCTTCATTCTGACGAGTTCTTGTCGTTTTTCGAGCGCGGCAGCAGAATCGTGGAGCGAGCTCTGGCCGAGCAGGTGGACGTCTGCTTCGACTACAGCGGGAGGGATCTGGAGGATAAAGAAGG CGACTTGCAGGCAGGAGCGAAACTGGTTCAGAACAGACAGTTTGCAGATGAGCGCTGGACCAAGAACCGAGTGGTGACCTGCCTCGACTGGTCTCCTCAG TACCCAGAGTTGCTGGTTGCCTCGTATAACAACAACGAGGACGCTCCACATGAGCCGGATGGCGTGGCTCTGGTCTGGAACATGAAGTACAAGAAAGCCACGCCTGAGTACATCTTCCACTGCCAG TCTGAGGTGATGTCGGCTGGCTTCGCAAAGTTTCACCCTAACCTGGTGGTGGGCGGGACTTATTCCGGACAGATAGTCCTGTGGGACAACAGGAGCAACAAACGCACGCCTGTTCAAAGAACTCCCCTGTCCGCGTCGGCGCACACG CACCCGGTCTACTGCGTGAACGTCGTCGGGACCCAGAACGCTCACAACCTGATCAGCATTTCCACTGATGGCAAGATGTGCTCCTGGAGTCTGGACATGCTCTCCCAGCCGCAG GACAGCCTGGAGCTGGTGTTCAAACAGAGCAAGGCGGTGGCCGTGACATCCATGGCGTTTCCTCTGGGGGATGTAAATAACTTTGTGGTGGGCAGCGAGGATGGCTCGGTCTACACCGCCTGTCGTCACGGCAG TAAGGCGGGCATTACAGAGGTGTTTGAAGGCCACCATGGTCCTGTGACTGGACTGAGCTGCCACAGTGCTGCAGGACCTGTCGATTTCTCTCAcctcttcatctcctcctcctttgACTGGACCGTCAAACTGTGGAGCACGAAG AGCACCCGTCCTTTGTACTCATTCGAGGACAGCTCCGACTATGTCTATGACTCGATGTGGTCTCCTGCGCATCCCGCTCTGTTTGCCTGTGTGGACCTGTCCGGACGGCTGGATCTGTGGAACCTCAACAACGACACCGAA gttCCAactgcgagtgtgtgtgtggaaggaTCTTCAGCTCTGAACCGTGTGAGATGGTCTCACTCTGGAAAGGAGATCGCCACCGGAGACTCAGACGGACAGGTGCAGGTGTACGACGTAGGGGAG CAAATCTGCGTTCCCAAAGCCGACGAGTGGACGCGTTTCGTCAGGACTCTGGCTGAGATCAATGAAAACAGAGACGAAGCTGAGGAACTGGCTAACGCCTGA
- the LOC122841563 gene encoding dynein, cytoplasmic 1, intermediate chain 2a-like isoform X8 encodes MSDKSELKAELERKKQRIAQIREEKKRKEEEKKKKDGESKRGAEGGPAGAEDSDLERKRREAEALLQSVGITPDVPHVPAPMSPSNKSVGSDAGSQDSGDGNAGPRRGMVRLGMSKLIQVDFVPKEMVAYSKETQTPTEALAHTDEEEDEEISAPPLTEDTQDEKNELSEQQEEDSPKELTEEEKLQVLHSDEFLSFFERGSRIVERALAEQVDVCFDYSGRDLEDKEGDLQAGAKLVQNRQFADERWTKNRVVTCLDWSPQYPELLVASYNNNEDAPHEPDGVALVWNMKYKKATPEYIFHCQSEVMSAGFAKFHPNLVVGGTYSGQIVLWDNRSNKRTPVQRTPLSASAHTHPVYCVNVVGTQNAHNLISISTDGKMCSWSLDMLSQPQDSLELVFKQSKAVAVTSMAFPLGDVNNFVVGSEDGSVYTACRHGSKAGITEVFEGHHGPVTGLSCHSAAGPVDFSHLFISSSFDWTVKLWSTKSTRPLYSFEDSSDYVYDSMWSPAHPALFACVDLSGRLDLWNLNNDTEVPTASVCVEGSSALNRVRWSHSGKEIATGDSDGQVQVYDVGEQICVPKADEWTRFVRTLAEINENRDEAEELANA; translated from the exons ATGTCTGACAAGAGCGAGCTGAAGGCTGAGCTGGAGAGGAAGAAGCAACGGATCGCCCAGATCCGCgaggaaaagaagaggaaagaagaggagaaaaaaaagaaggat GGAGAATCCAAACGTGGTGCGGAGGGAGGACCGGCTGGCGCCGAAGACTCAGAtttggagaggaagaggagagaagcCGAGGCTCTTCTCCAGAGCGTTGGCATCACCCCCGACGTCCCGCACG TCCCCGCCCCCATGTCTCCCTCCAACAAATCAGTGGGCAGCGATGCTGGAAGCCAAGATTCCGGGGATGGAAACGCAGGACCAAG ACGTGGAATGGTAAGACTTGGGATGTCCAAACTCATCCAGGTGGATTTTGTCCCGAAGGAAATGGTGGCCTATTCCAAGGAGACGCAGACACCCACAGAGGCGTTGGCTCACACAG ATGAAGAAGAGGACGAGGAGATAAGTGCTCCCCCGCTGACAGAGGACACCCAGGATGAGAAAAATGAGCTGAGCGAACAGCAGGAGGAAG ACTCTCCCAAGGAGCTGACAGAGGAAGAGAAGCTGCAGGTCCTTCATTCTGACGAGTTCTTGTCGTTTTTCGAGCGCGGCAGCAGAATCGTGGAGCGAGCTCTGGCCGAGCAGGTGGACGTCTGCTTCGACTACAGCGGGAGGGATCTGGAGGATAAAGAAGG CGACTTGCAGGCAGGAGCGAAACTGGTTCAGAACAGACAGTTTGCAGATGAGCGCTGGACCAAGAACCGAGTGGTGACCTGCCTCGACTGGTCTCCTCAG TACCCAGAGTTGCTGGTTGCCTCGTATAACAACAACGAGGACGCTCCACATGAGCCGGATGGCGTGGCTCTGGTCTGGAACATGAAGTACAAGAAAGCCACGCCTGAGTACATCTTCCACTGCCAG TCTGAGGTGATGTCGGCTGGCTTCGCAAAGTTTCACCCTAACCTGGTGGTGGGCGGGACTTATTCCGGACAGATAGTCCTGTGGGACAACAGGAGCAACAAACGCACGCCTGTTCAAAGAACTCCCCTGTCCGCGTCGGCGCACACG CACCCGGTCTACTGCGTGAACGTCGTCGGGACCCAGAACGCTCACAACCTGATCAGCATTTCCACTGATGGCAAGATGTGCTCCTGGAGTCTGGACATGCTCTCCCAGCCGCAG GACAGCCTGGAGCTGGTGTTCAAACAGAGCAAGGCGGTGGCCGTGACATCCATGGCGTTTCCTCTGGGGGATGTAAATAACTTTGTGGTGGGCAGCGAGGATGGCTCGGTCTACACCGCCTGTCGTCACGGCAG TAAGGCGGGCATTACAGAGGTGTTTGAAGGCCACCATGGTCCTGTGACTGGACTGAGCTGCCACAGTGCTGCAGGACCTGTCGATTTCTCTCAcctcttcatctcctcctcctttgACTGGACCGTCAAACTGTGGAGCACGAAG AGCACCCGTCCTTTGTACTCATTCGAGGACAGCTCCGACTATGTCTATGACTCGATGTGGTCTCCTGCGCATCCCGCTCTGTTTGCCTGTGTGGACCTGTCCGGACGGCTGGATCTGTGGAACCTCAACAACGACACCGAA gttCCAactgcgagtgtgtgtgtggaaggaTCTTCAGCTCTGAACCGTGTGAGATGGTCTCACTCTGGAAAGGAGATCGCCACCGGAGACTCAGACGGACAGGTGCAGGTGTACGACGTAGGGGAG CAAATCTGCGTTCCCAAAGCCGACGAGTGGACGCGTTTCGTCAGGACTCTGGCTGAGATCAATGAAAACAGAGACGAAGCTGAGGAACTGGCTAACGCCTGA